Proteins from a genomic interval of Gluconacetobacter diazotrophicus PA1 5:
- the folP gene encoding dihydropteroate synthase produces the protein MDCLRLIEPVGLVLGRQAHVAVAAGLAHWLAGGPAAFTLARLIDGDDVRLVRAGDIPPGWLPVLARVTAPLPSADLPDGPRVMGILNVTPDSFSDGGRHMGPDAALRAAAAMVEAGAALLDIGGESTRPDAAVVTPDEEWARIAPVLADLHGRTGAVLSVDTRNARTMASALGLGATLINDVSALAHDPDALGVVADAGCPVVLMHMRGTPQTMSRLATYGDVGADVTRELAARIDAAVAAGVARHRILVDPGIGFAKTTAQNAALLGRLPILANLGCRIVLGTSRKRTLGELAGVQVAADRDPGTVASTLPGLELGNTILRVHNVPAMVQALRVWQGVWTCDKPASGPAMAGQNQG, from the coding sequence ATGGATTGTCTTCGGTTGATCGAACCCGTGGGGCTGGTCCTGGGGCGGCAGGCGCATGTGGCCGTGGCGGCGGGACTGGCCCACTGGCTGGCCGGTGGGCCGGCGGCCTTTACCCTGGCTCGGCTGATCGACGGGGACGATGTCCGCCTGGTCCGCGCGGGCGATATTCCGCCCGGCTGGCTGCCGGTCCTGGCCCGTGTGACGGCGCCGCTGCCGTCGGCGGACCTGCCGGACGGGCCGCGGGTGATGGGCATCCTGAACGTGACGCCGGACAGCTTCAGCGACGGTGGCCGCCATATGGGACCGGACGCCGCATTGCGTGCCGCGGCGGCCATGGTGGAAGCCGGTGCCGCGCTGCTGGATATCGGCGGCGAGAGCACGCGGCCCGACGCCGCCGTGGTGACGCCGGACGAGGAATGGGCCCGCATCGCTCCGGTGCTGGCGGACCTGCACGGCCGGACCGGGGCCGTACTGTCGGTCGACACCCGCAACGCCCGTACCATGGCCTCCGCGCTGGGGCTGGGGGCGACGCTGATCAACGATGTCTCGGCGCTGGCGCATGACCCGGATGCGCTGGGGGTGGTGGCGGATGCCGGGTGCCCCGTGGTGCTGATGCATATGCGCGGCACGCCGCAGACGATGTCGCGCCTTGCGACCTATGGCGACGTGGGCGCCGACGTGACGCGCGAACTCGCCGCGCGAATCGACGCGGCCGTGGCCGCCGGTGTCGCGCGCCATCGCATCCTCGTCGATCCCGGCATCGGCTTCGCCAAGACCACGGCGCAGAATGCCGCATTGCTGGGCCGGTTGCCGATCCTGGCGAACCTGGGGTGCCGTATCGTGCTGGGAACGTCGCGCAAGCGCACGCTGGGGGAACTGGCCGGGGTGCAGGTGGCCGCCGACCGCGATCCGGGGACCGTGGCCAGCACCCTGCCGGGCCTGGAACTCGGCAACACGATCCTGCGTGTACATAACGTGCCGGCCATGGTTCAGGCCCTGCGGGTCTGGCAGGGCGTGTGGACCTGCGATAAGCCGGCATCAGGGCCCGCCATGGCAGGGCAGAACCAGGGATAG